From the genome of Streptomyces sp. NBC_01341, one region includes:
- a CDS encoding stage II sporulation protein M has translation MDLDVFVTSHRTEWDRLDHLLHRGRSLTGAEVDELVLLYQRTATHLSLIRSSAPDPMLTARLTQLVARARSTVTGTRRASWRDAARFLSAGFPAAVYRARHWWIPTAVLSTLLAAVIGWWIGTHPEVQAAIAAPEDLRALTRPGGEYETYYTSHPAASFAAQVWTNNAQAAAMCLVLGAFLCIPVIWILFVNVLNLGVGIGLMSSAGRLDTFLGLVLPHGLLELTAVFVAAGTGLRLGWTVIDPGPFTRRTALAQQGRAALGMAIGLALVLFVSGVIEGFVTPSGLPTWARIAIGVVAEGAFLAYVYVLGGRAARAGDTGDLQAGERSAELPSAA, from the coding sequence ATGGACCTCGACGTCTTCGTGACCTCCCACCGCACCGAGTGGGACCGGCTGGACCACCTTCTGCACCGGGGGCGCAGCCTGACCGGGGCGGAGGTCGACGAGCTCGTCCTGCTCTACCAGCGCACAGCGACCCATCTGTCCCTGATCCGATCGAGCGCGCCGGACCCGATGCTGACGGCGCGACTCACCCAGCTCGTGGCCCGCGCACGTTCCACTGTCACGGGGACGCGTCGGGCGTCGTGGCGTGATGCCGCCCGGTTCCTTTCGGCGGGCTTTCCTGCCGCCGTCTACCGCGCGCGGCACTGGTGGATCCCGACAGCCGTGCTCTCCACGCTGCTCGCAGCGGTCATCGGCTGGTGGATCGGCACCCACCCTGAGGTGCAGGCGGCGATTGCGGCCCCCGAGGACCTGCGGGCACTGACGCGCCCTGGCGGGGAGTACGAGACGTACTACACCAGCCACCCCGCGGCGTCGTTCGCCGCCCAGGTCTGGACGAACAACGCCCAGGCCGCGGCTATGTGCCTCGTACTGGGGGCCTTCCTCTGCATACCGGTCATCTGGATCCTCTTCGTCAATGTGCTGAACCTCGGCGTCGGTATCGGCCTGATGTCTTCCGCCGGCCGGCTGGACACCTTCCTCGGACTCGTCCTGCCGCACGGGCTGCTCGAACTCACCGCTGTGTTCGTGGCAGCCGGTACCGGACTCCGTCTTGGCTGGACCGTGATCGACCCGGGCCCCTTCACACGGCGCACGGCGCTGGCCCAGCAAGGCAGGGCCGCGCTCGGCATGGCCATAGGGCTGGCGCTGGTCCTGTTCGTCTCCGGTGTCATCGAAGGCTTCGTCACCCCGTCGGGCCTGCCGACCTGGGCGCGCATCGCCATCGGCGTCGTCGCCGAGGGAGCCTTCCTCGCCTATGTCTACGTGCTCGGTGGACGGGCGGCCCGGGCAGGTGACACCGGGGATCTCCAGGCCGGCGAGCGAAGCGCCGAACTCCCTTCGGCCGCCTGA
- the ahcY gene encoding adenosylhomocysteinase has product MTTAANRQDFKVADLSLAAFGRKEITLAEHEMPGLMSIRKEYAATQPLAGARITGSLHMTVQTAVLIETLVALGAEVRWASCNIFSTQDHAAAAIAVGPNGTPEAPAGVPVFAWKGETLEEYWWCTEQALTWPNTSTGGPNMILDDGGDATLLVHKGVEFEKAGSAPDPSTADSEEFAHILTLLNRTLGESPQKWTQLASEIRGVTEETTTGVHRLYEMHRDGTLLFPAINVNDAVTKSKFDNKYGCRHSLIDGINRATDVLIGGKTAVVCGYGDVGKGCAESLRGQGARVIITEIDPICALQAAMDGYQVATLEDVVETADIFITTTGNKDIIMASDMARMKHQAIVGNIGHFDNEIDMAGLAKIDGIVKDEVKPQVHTWKFKDGKVLIVLSEGRLLNLGNATGHPSFVMSNSFADQTLAQIELFTKPEAYPTDVYVLPKHLDEKVARLHLDALGVKLTTLRQEQADYIGVPVEGPYKSDLYRY; this is encoded by the coding sequence ATGACGACGGCCGCCAATCGCCAGGACTTCAAGGTCGCCGACCTCTCCCTCGCCGCCTTCGGGCGCAAGGAGATCACCCTCGCCGAGCACGAGATGCCCGGCCTGATGTCGATCCGCAAGGAGTACGCCGCCACGCAGCCGCTGGCCGGCGCCAGGATCACCGGCTCCCTGCACATGACCGTGCAGACCGCGGTGCTCATCGAGACCCTCGTCGCGCTCGGCGCCGAGGTCCGCTGGGCCTCCTGCAACATCTTCTCCACCCAGGACCACGCGGCCGCCGCCATCGCGGTCGGTCCGAACGGCACCCCCGAGGCCCCTGCGGGCGTCCCGGTCTTCGCCTGGAAGGGCGAGACCCTGGAGGAGTACTGGTGGTGCACGGAGCAGGCGCTCACCTGGCCGAACACCTCCACCGGCGGCCCGAACATGATCCTCGACGACGGTGGCGACGCCACGCTCCTCGTCCACAAGGGCGTCGAGTTCGAGAAGGCCGGCTCGGCCCCGGACCCGTCGACCGCGGACAGCGAGGAGTTCGCCCACATCCTCACGCTGCTCAACCGCACCCTCGGTGAGTCCCCGCAGAAGTGGACGCAGCTGGCGTCCGAGATCCGCGGCGTGACCGAGGAGACCACGACCGGTGTGCACCGCCTGTACGAGATGCACCGCGACGGCACCCTCCTGTTCCCGGCGATCAACGTCAACGACGCGGTCACCAAGTCGAAGTTCGACAACAAGTACGGCTGCCGCCACTCGCTGATCGACGGCATCAACCGCGCCACCGACGTCCTGATCGGCGGCAAGACCGCCGTCGTCTGCGGCTACGGCGACGTTGGCAAGGGCTGCGCCGAGTCCCTGCGAGGACAGGGCGCCCGCGTGATCATCACGGAGATCGACCCGATCTGCGCCCTGCAGGCCGCGATGGACGGCTACCAGGTCGCGACGCTCGAGGACGTGGTGGAGACCGCGGACATCTTCATCACGACGACGGGCAACAAGGACATCATCATGGCCTCGGACATGGCCCGGATGAAGCACCAGGCCATCGTCGGGAACATCGGCCACTTCGACAACGAGATCGACATGGCCGGTCTCGCGAAGATCGACGGCATCGTCAAGGACGAGGTCAAGCCGCAGGTCCACACCTGGAAGTTCAAGGACGGCAAGGTCCTGATCGTGCTGTCCGAGGGCCGTCTGCTGAACCTCGGCAACGCCACGGGCCACCCGTCGTTCGTCATGTCCAACTCGTTCGCGGACCAGACACTGGCCCAGATCGAGCTGTTCACCAAGCCGGAGGCCTACCCGACCGACGTCTACGTGCTGCCGAAGCACCTGGACGAGAAGGTCGCCCGCCTGCACCTCGACGCACTGGGCGTGAAGCTCACGACACTGCGCCAGGAGCAGGCCGACTACATCGGCGTCCCGGTCGAGGGCCCGTACAAGTCCGACCTCTACCGCTACTAG
- the manA gene encoding mannose-6-phosphate isomerase, class I: MDRLSNTVRPYAWGSTTAIPELLGTAPTGEPQAEMWMGAHPGAPSRLNRPTAPGERSLTDVIAADPERELGPAAVRAFGPRLPFLLKLLAAGAPLSLQVHPDLAQAQQGYADEERRGVAIDAPHRTYKDANHKPELICALTPFEGLCGFRRPAEAADAIAALGVDSLKPYVDLLRARPEDAALREVLTAILTADPDEMAGTVAEAAEAAERLGGAHAPYAQIAHHYPGDPGVIAAMLLNHVQLQPGEAMFLGAGVPHAYLGGLGVEIMANSDNVLRCGLTPKHIDVPELLRIVRFEASEPGILRPEASAAGEELYETPVDEFRLSRYVLSAGGAPVELAAGAPQILLCTEGSPQAGETTLAPGESVFVPADETVEVSGTGTLFRATVVV; the protein is encoded by the coding sequence ATGGACCGCCTGTCCAACACCGTGCGCCCCTACGCCTGGGGGTCCACCACAGCCATTCCCGAACTGCTCGGCACAGCCCCGACCGGCGAACCCCAGGCGGAGATGTGGATGGGGGCCCACCCCGGAGCCCCCTCCAGGCTCAACCGCCCCACGGCCCCCGGGGAGCGGTCGCTCACCGACGTCATCGCGGCGGACCCCGAGCGCGAACTCGGCCCCGCCGCCGTCCGCGCCTTCGGCCCCCGCCTCCCCTTCCTGCTCAAGCTGCTGGCCGCCGGAGCGCCGCTCTCCCTCCAGGTCCACCCCGACCTCGCGCAGGCACAGCAGGGGTACGCGGACGAGGAGCGCCGGGGCGTCGCCATCGACGCGCCGCACCGCACCTACAAGGACGCCAACCACAAGCCCGAGCTGATCTGCGCGCTCACCCCGTTCGAGGGACTCTGCGGATTCCGCAGGCCCGCCGAAGCCGCGGACGCCATAGCCGCCCTCGGCGTCGACTCGCTCAAGCCCTACGTCGACCTGCTGCGTGCCCGCCCCGAGGACGCGGCGCTGCGCGAGGTCCTCACGGCGATCCTCACCGCGGACCCCGACGAGATGGCCGGCACGGTCGCCGAGGCGGCCGAGGCCGCGGAACGGCTCGGCGGCGCCCACGCCCCGTACGCCCAGATCGCCCACCACTACCCGGGCGACCCGGGTGTCATCGCGGCGATGCTGCTGAACCACGTCCAACTCCAGCCGGGCGAGGCCATGTTCCTCGGGGCGGGTGTGCCGCACGCCTACCTCGGTGGCCTCGGCGTCGAGATCATGGCCAACTCCGACAACGTGCTGCGCTGCGGACTGACCCCCAAGCACATCGACGTCCCCGAACTGCTGCGCATCGTCCGCTTCGAAGCGAGCGAGCCCGGCATCCTGCGGCCCGAGGCATCGGCCGCGGGTGAGGAGCTCTACGAGACGCCGGTCGACGAATTCCGGCTGTCGCGCTACGTCCTGTCCGCCGGCGGTGCCCCGGTCGAACTGGCCGCCGGCGCGCCGCAGATCCTGCTCTGCACCGAGGGATCCCCGCAGGCCGGGGAGACCACCCTCGCACCCGGAGAATCCGTGTTCGTCCCGGCGGACGAAACGGTCGAAGTGTCCGGTACCGGAACACTCTTCCGGGCGACCGTAGTCGTCTGA
- a CDS encoding RDD family protein, with protein MNELVTGDAVVLGLQPARLPSRALAIAIDLAVLLTVFVLLSVGLAVATVTLDEAATAAVGVAAFLLVLVGGPIAVETLSQGRSLGKLACGLRVVRDDGGPIRFRHALVRGSMGVVEILGTFGVVACVSSLVSARGRRLGDVFGGTLVVRERVSVARTPAVPPPPPWLVGRFHQADLSTVPDGLWLAIRQYLTRMRQLDAAVRWSMAEQLSSDLAALTGAPVPQGVPAAAYLAAVVHERQTRDARRVAAAANRAAWTQAEVSPSAAPLFTPAHQPGHLLPDAAGDAPGSVRRPLPDTGRPQARHERDTPTARLDGAQGRPTTGFAPPA; from the coding sequence ATGAACGAGCTCGTGACCGGGGACGCGGTCGTACTGGGGTTGCAGCCGGCGAGGCTTCCGAGCCGGGCGCTGGCGATCGCCATCGATCTCGCGGTACTTCTGACCGTTTTCGTCCTGCTGTCCGTGGGCCTGGCCGTGGCGACCGTGACGCTCGACGAGGCGGCGACCGCCGCGGTGGGCGTCGCCGCATTTCTTCTCGTGCTGGTGGGCGGGCCCATCGCGGTCGAGACCCTCAGCCAGGGGCGTTCACTCGGGAAACTCGCCTGCGGCCTTCGCGTCGTACGGGACGACGGTGGACCGATCCGCTTCCGGCACGCTCTGGTGCGGGGCTCCATGGGCGTGGTCGAGATCCTGGGCACGTTCGGCGTCGTGGCCTGCGTCTCGTCGCTGGTGTCCGCCCGCGGCCGACGGCTCGGTGACGTGTTCGGCGGGACCCTCGTCGTACGTGAGCGGGTGTCCGTGGCCCGGACCCCCGCCGTGCCCCCGCCACCGCCCTGGCTGGTGGGGCGCTTCCATCAGGCGGACCTGTCCACCGTCCCCGACGGCCTCTGGCTCGCGATACGGCAGTACCTCACGCGGATGCGCCAACTGGACGCTGCCGTGCGGTGGTCGATGGCGGAGCAGCTGTCGTCCGACCTCGCGGCGCTGACCGGGGCACCGGTGCCGCAGGGAGTTCCCGCGGCGGCGTATCTGGCGGCCGTGGTGCACGAGCGGCAGACGCGTGACGCCCGTCGGGTGGCTGCTGCCGCGAACCGCGCCGCGTGGACGCAGGCGGAGGTATCCCCTTCGGCGGCGCCCCTGTTCACACCCGCGCACCAGCCTGGACACCTCCTCCCGGACGCGGCCGGCGACGCACCGGGGAGCGTGCGCCGGCCCCTGCCGGATACAGGTCGGCCGCAAGCCCGCCACGAGCGCGATACGCCGACGGCGCGCCTCGACGGCGCTCAGGGGCGGCCGACGACCGGGTTCGCCCCTCCGGCCTGA
- a CDS encoding cation diffusion facilitator family transporter, which translates to MSASGGTKAIVAALAANLAIAVAKFVAFLFSGSSSMLAESVHSLADSGNQGLLLLGGKKAKREATPEHPFGYGRERYIYAFLVSIVLFSVGGMFAIYEGYEKIKHPHAIEAWYWPVGVLVFAIIAEGFSFRTAIAESNQTRGKLTWTQFVRRAKAPELPVVLLEDFGALVGLVLALAGVGLALGTGDGVWDGIGTLCIGVLLIVIAIVLAAETKSLLLGESAGIEDVEKIRASVVDGDTVTRIIHMRTLHLGPEELLVAAKIAVRHDETAAEVAAAINAAETRIREAVPIARVIYLEPDIYNEAAAEAGVNPGKAPGGPAASGEPAGSGH; encoded by the coding sequence ATGAGCGCGTCAGGCGGAACCAAGGCGATCGTGGCGGCACTCGCCGCCAACCTCGCGATCGCGGTGGCCAAATTCGTGGCGTTCCTCTTCAGTGGCTCGTCGTCGATGCTGGCCGAGAGCGTCCACTCACTCGCGGACTCGGGCAACCAGGGGCTCCTGCTGCTCGGCGGCAAGAAGGCCAAGCGGGAGGCGACACCCGAGCACCCCTTCGGTTACGGGCGCGAGCGCTACATCTACGCCTTCCTCGTGTCCATCGTTCTGTTCTCCGTCGGCGGCATGTTCGCGATCTACGAGGGCTACGAGAAGATCAAGCACCCGCACGCGATCGAAGCATGGTACTGGCCCGTCGGCGTGCTCGTCTTCGCGATCATCGCCGAGGGCTTCTCCTTCCGCACGGCGATCGCCGAGTCCAACCAGACCCGCGGCAAGCTCACCTGGACGCAGTTCGTCCGCCGGGCCAAGGCGCCCGAGCTCCCCGTCGTACTCCTCGAGGACTTCGGCGCACTGGTCGGCCTGGTCCTCGCCCTCGCCGGCGTCGGCCTGGCGCTCGGCACCGGCGACGGCGTGTGGGACGGCATCGGCACCCTGTGCATCGGTGTCCTGCTGATCGTCATCGCGATCGTCCTCGCGGCGGAGACGAAGTCGCTCCTGCTGGGCGAGTCGGCCGGTATCGAGGACGTCGAGAAGATCCGTGCGTCGGTCGTCGACGGCGACACCGTCACCCGCATCATCCACATGCGCACGCTCCACCTCGGCCCCGAGGAACTCCTGGTCGCCGCCAAGATCGCGGTACGCCACGACGAGACCGCCGCCGAGGTCGCTGCCGCGATCAACGCCGCCGAGACCCGGATCCGCGAGGCCGTGCCGATCGCCCGTGTCATCTACCTCGAACCGGACATCTACAACGAGGCCGCAGCCGAGGCCGGCGTCAATCCGGGCAAGGCGCCGGGCGGCCCGGCCGCTTCCGGCGAACCTGCCGGATCCGGCCACTGA
- a CDS encoding DUF4129 domain-containing protein — MNGPGGTIAAGRFTGTGGDIPVDTSRVPAREAARDELSDPMYHEHDPNLLERGIDRFWDWISGLFDGAAGAAPGGPVGLVVIVLAVVALGAALWWRLGTPQRTVRTPDALFDATMRSAAGHRRAAAAHADAGRWTEAVQERMRALVRSLEDRAVLDTRPGRTADEAAVDAGRLLPAHAARLRTAARVFDDVTYGGRTADEAAYLSLCTLDRDIEAAKPLLTAATAGGAAL; from the coding sequence GTGAACGGGCCGGGGGGCACCATCGCAGCAGGACGCTTCACCGGGACGGGAGGGGACATACCCGTGGACACATCGCGCGTCCCCGCCCGCGAAGCGGCCCGGGACGAACTGTCCGACCCGATGTACCACGAACACGATCCGAACCTCCTCGAGCGCGGAATCGACCGCTTCTGGGACTGGATCAGCGGCCTTTTCGACGGTGCCGCCGGGGCCGCCCCCGGCGGCCCGGTCGGGCTCGTCGTGATCGTTCTGGCCGTCGTCGCTCTGGGCGCCGCCCTGTGGTGGCGGCTCGGAACACCGCAGCGCACCGTCCGCACACCCGATGCCCTGTTCGACGCCACCATGCGCAGCGCGGCCGGCCACAGGAGGGCGGCAGCCGCACACGCCGACGCCGGACGGTGGACCGAAGCCGTCCAGGAACGCATGCGCGCCCTCGTACGCTCCCTCGAGGACCGCGCCGTACTCGACACACGCCCCGGCCGCACCGCCGACGAGGCGGCGGTCGATGCGGGCCGGCTGCTGCCCGCCCACGCGGCCCGTCTCCGAACCGCCGCCCGGGTCTTCGACGACGTCACGTACGGCGGCCGCACGGCCGACGAGGCCGCATACCTGAGCCTGTGCACACTCGACCGGGACATCGAGGCAGCGAAGCCCCTGCTGACGGCCGCGACAGCCGGAGGAGCCGCCCTGTGA
- a CDS encoding AAA family ATPase: MSATTPETAEPAAPTGTPALPVNSDSARASLEALRSEISKAVVGQDPAVTGLVVALLCRGHVLLEGVPGVAKTLLVRALAASLELDTKRVQFTPDLMPSDVTGSLVYDARTAEFSFQPGPVFTNLLLADEINRTPPKTQSSLLEAMEERQVTIDGSPRPLPDPFLVAATQNPVEYEGTYPLPEAQLDRFLLKLTVPLPSREDEINVLTRHADGFNPRDLEAAGIRPVAGPADLEAARAAVAKTSVSPEIAAYVVDICRATRESPSVNLGASPRGATALLSTARAWAWLTGRDYVTPDDVKALALPTLRHRIQLRPEAEMEGVTPDSVITAVLAHVPVPR; this comes from the coding sequence ATGAGTGCCACGACCCCGGAGACCGCCGAGCCAGCGGCACCCACAGGAACCCCTGCGCTCCCCGTGAACTCCGACAGTGCCCGGGCATCCCTGGAAGCTCTGCGTTCAGAGATCTCCAAAGCCGTCGTCGGCCAGGACCCCGCCGTCACCGGTCTGGTCGTCGCTCTTCTCTGCCGAGGACACGTCCTTCTCGAAGGCGTCCCGGGCGTAGCGAAGACCCTCCTGGTCCGGGCCCTCGCAGCGTCCCTGGAACTGGACACCAAACGCGTCCAGTTCACGCCCGATCTCATGCCGAGCGACGTGACGGGCTCGCTGGTCTACGACGCCCGCACCGCCGAGTTCTCGTTCCAGCCCGGGCCCGTGTTCACCAATCTGCTGCTCGCCGACGAGATCAACCGCACCCCTCCGAAGACACAGTCCTCGCTGCTGGAGGCCATGGAGGAACGCCAAGTCACCATCGACGGTTCACCCAGGCCGCTGCCCGATCCCTTCCTGGTAGCCGCCACCCAGAACCCCGTCGAGTACGAGGGTACGTACCCGCTTCCCGAGGCACAGTTGGACCGATTCCTCCTCAAGCTCACCGTGCCCCTGCCCTCACGGGAGGACGAGATCAACGTCCTCACCCGGCACGCGGACGGGTTCAACCCTCGCGACCTCGAAGCGGCCGGCATACGGCCCGTCGCCGGGCCCGCCGACCTGGAGGCCGCACGCGCCGCCGTCGCCAAGACCTCCGTCTCTCCCGAGATTGCCGCCTACGTCGTCGATATCTGCCGTGCCACGCGTGAATCCCCCTCGGTCAACCTCGGCGCCTCCCCGCGGGGAGCCACCGCACTGCTCTCCACCGCACGGGCCTGGGCCTGGCTCACCGGCCGGGACTACGTCACCCCGGACGACGTGAAAGCCCTCGCCCTGCCCACGCTTCGCCACCGCATCCAACTGCGCCCGGAGGCCGAGATGGAAGGAGTCACCCCCGACTCCGTCATCACAGCCGTCCTTGCCCACGTCCCCGTCCCCCGGTAA
- a CDS encoding DUF4350 domain-containing protein, with translation MTGTTAVPTTSASRTPGQIWQRTRGVLLAVLVLVVGGVAFAAFQSGGRHGRLDPRSPDPQGSRAVAELLQDHDISVDVATTLAETTAAAGPDTTLMVAGPNVLTAHQQRRLSAATTESGGRTVLVAPGRDSVTRLAPSVRAESSGPVAERSPSCALPAARSAGTADMGGVHYSTDADGATACYPDARHATLLVLPERRTGDTVLLGSPDIFRNDRLDKQGNASLALQLLGSRPHLVWYLPSLDDPSAAEPGSGNPDDSDNEGGGETSFISLIPSGWLWGALQLTVAAALAAVWRARRLGPLVTERLPVAVRASESTEGRARLYRKANARDRAAATLRAATRTRISPLLGVSPRDTESPEILLPAVAARLSIPGGDLGTLLFGPPPADDAALVLLTDQLDALEREVRTS, from the coding sequence GTGACCGGCACGACAGCCGTCCCCACCACCTCCGCGTCCCGCACCCCCGGACAGATATGGCAGCGCACGCGAGGTGTCCTGCTGGCCGTCCTCGTCCTCGTCGTCGGCGGGGTGGCCTTCGCCGCCTTCCAGTCCGGCGGGCGGCACGGCCGCCTCGACCCCCGCTCCCCCGACCCCCAGGGCAGCCGGGCCGTCGCCGAACTCCTCCAAGACCACGACATATCCGTCGACGTCGCCACCACGCTCGCCGAGACAACTGCTGCGGCGGGGCCCGACACCACGCTCATGGTGGCCGGCCCCAACGTACTCACCGCCCACCAGCAGAGGCGCCTCAGCGCGGCAACCACCGAGTCCGGGGGGCGCACCGTGCTCGTCGCCCCCGGCCGGGACTCGGTGACCCGGCTCGCACCGTCCGTCCGTGCGGAATCCTCCGGCCCCGTGGCCGAACGCTCTCCGAGCTGCGCCCTCCCCGCCGCACGCTCCGCCGGAACCGCCGACATGGGCGGCGTGCACTACTCCACCGACGCAGACGGGGCCACCGCCTGCTACCCGGACGCCCGCCACGCCACCCTCCTCGTCCTGCCCGAACGGCGAACCGGCGACACCGTGCTCCTCGGCTCCCCCGACATCTTCCGGAACGACCGTCTCGACAAACAGGGCAACGCCTCGCTGGCCCTGCAACTCCTCGGCTCGCGACCACATCTCGTCTGGTACCTCCCCTCGCTCGACGACCCCTCCGCTGCCGAGCCCGGCAGCGGAAACCCCGATGACAGCGACAACGAAGGCGGCGGAGAGACCAGCTTCATCAGCCTGATCCCCTCCGGCTGGCTGTGGGGCGCGCTCCAGCTCACCGTGGCCGCCGCCCTCGCCGCCGTCTGGCGAGCCCGGCGTCTCGGCCCCCTCGTCACCGAACGGCTACCGGTCGCCGTGCGCGCCTCCGAATCCACCGAAGGACGGGCCCGCCTCTACCGCAAGGCCAACGCCCGCGACCGCGCCGCCGCCACCTTGCGCGCGGCCACCCGCACCCGCATCTCTCCCCTCCTCGGGGTGTCCCCCCGCGACACCGAGTCGCCCGAAATCCTCCTGCCCGCCGTAGCCGCGCGCCTCAGCATCCCGGGCGGAGACCTCGGCACCCTCCTCTTCGGCCCTCCACCCGCCGACGACGCCGCACTTGTCCTGCTGACCGACCAACTCGACGCCCTCGAAAGAGAGGTACGCACTTCATGA
- a CDS encoding DUF58 domain-containing protein, whose translation MALTGRAALVAALGSLPVAIVAPSWTGMLAVDVPLSLAILCDYALAAPVRTLQFTRSGDTSVRLGETATVQLTVTNPSRRPLRAHLRDAWPPSSWSSEPEQRSSRHEFVVAAGERRRLTTVLRPSRRGDRRAERVTIRSFGPLGLAARQGYHRVPWTVRVLPPFTSRKHLPSRLARLRELDGRTSVLTRGEGTEFDSLRAYVPGDDTRSIDWRATARQTGVAVRTWRPERDRHILVVLDTGRTSAGRVGDVPRLDAAMDAALLLAALATRAGDRVNLLAYDRRIRARVQGRAAGGDILSAFVGALAPLEPELVETDARGLSAAALASAPRRSLMVLLTSLDAAPIEEGLLPVLPQLTRRHTVLVAAVADPQVEAMARARGTVDAAYEAAAGTQTQAQRRRTADQLRRHGVTVVDAPPDDLAPALADAYLTLKAAGRL comes from the coding sequence ATGGCACTCACCGGTCGGGCCGCCCTGGTGGCGGCACTGGGATCACTCCCCGTAGCCATCGTGGCCCCGAGCTGGACCGGCATGCTCGCGGTCGATGTCCCGCTCTCATTGGCAATTCTGTGCGACTACGCCCTGGCCGCGCCAGTACGTACGCTCCAGTTCACTCGATCCGGTGATACATCCGTTCGACTCGGTGAGACCGCCACCGTGCAACTCACCGTGACCAATCCATCGCGGCGTCCGCTGCGCGCCCACCTGCGCGACGCCTGGCCCCCGAGCAGTTGGAGCTCGGAGCCCGAACAGCGCTCGTCGCGGCACGAGTTCGTCGTAGCCGCCGGTGAACGGCGGCGCCTCACCACTGTGCTCCGTCCGTCCCGGAGGGGGGACCGCCGGGCGGAGCGCGTGACGATCCGCTCGTTCGGGCCCCTGGGGCTCGCCGCCCGTCAGGGATATCACCGCGTGCCCTGGACGGTCCGGGTACTGCCCCCCTTCACCAGCAGGAAGCACCTGCCGTCGCGGCTGGCCAGGCTCCGCGAGCTCGACGGTCGGACCAGCGTGCTCACCCGCGGGGAGGGGACGGAGTTCGACAGCCTGCGGGCCTACGTCCCGGGAGACGACACCCGCTCCATCGACTGGCGGGCCACGGCACGCCAGACCGGCGTCGCGGTCCGCACGTGGCGCCCGGAGCGGGACCGGCACATCCTGGTCGTTCTGGACACGGGCCGTACCTCAGCGGGCCGGGTCGGCGATGTTCCCCGTCTCGACGCCGCCATGGACGCGGCCCTGCTCCTCGCAGCCCTCGCCACCCGCGCAGGCGACCGCGTCAACCTTCTCGCCTACGACCGGCGCATCCGAGCCCGGGTACAGGGCAGGGCAGCCGGCGGAGACATTCTGTCGGCCTTCGTCGGCGCGCTGGCACCGCTGGAGCCCGAACTGGTGGAGACCGATGCCCGCGGCCTCAGTGCGGCCGCGCTGGCGAGCGCGCCTCGACGCTCCTTGATGGTCCTGCTGACGAGCCTGGACGCGGCACCGATCGAAGAGGGCCTGCTTCCTGTTCTCCCTCAGCTCACCCGGCGCCACACGGTTCTGGTCGCCGCAGTCGCGGACCCCCAGGTCGAGGCGATGGCGCGGGCACGGGGCACGGTGGACGCGGCCTACGAAGCGGCAGCCGGCACACAGACCCAGGCACAGCGCCGCCGCACCGCGGACCAGCTTCGTCGGCACGGCGTCACGGTCGTCGACGCCCCTCCGGATGACCTCGCCCCGGCTCTGGCCGACGCCTACCTCACGCTCAAAGCAGCCGGCCGGCTGTAG